In Bacteroidota bacterium, the genomic stretch AGAAAAAGCAATTTAGAAAACATGTGATTTGTGTAACAGATTACAAATGTTGTGTAACAAGTTGTTATTAAAACGCCTGCATCTTTGTAGTGTAGTTAAATTATTAACCACACTAAATAAAAATAATTATGGATACCCAAAAAAAACCAGCAGAAGCATTTAAAGTGTCAGGAGACTGGGGAATGCAAACAAGGCTACTGAAGGAGAAATACCCTCAACTAACGGATGCCGATTTGAAATTTGAAATGGGTAAAGAAACCGACCTATTGGGAAGGATTGAAAAAAGGCTGAATAAAAATCGCGAAGAGGTTATTAATATCCTAAAAAAAGGATTTCCTGAAAAAGCTTAAATTCATCTTTATTAATTGATAACGCGATATTTTATAGCTATTGCAAGCCTTTAAAAAAGAGAATTTAATAGACAAAGGGCGGAGCCTTAAAACTCTGCCCTTTTAAAAAACAACACCCGTTATTGTGGAAAATGCAGATTTTGAAAGCGCTAGAGTTTTTATCATTGTAGAAATTCTTGAATACATACCCAACTCGGTAGTAATTAAAACAATTATCAGAAAAACAACCGGCAATATTAGTGCTGTTTCATTTGACACCGGAGAAGCATTAACTGAAAAAATTTCACCGTTTGATACTTTCATACAGGTAATTGATGGAAAGGCTGAAGTGGTTATTAATGATGTTTCGCACCTTCTAAACACAGGACAATCAATCATTATACCTGCCCACTCACGCAATACCATTAAAGCAAATGTGAGGTTCAAAATGATCTCTACAATAATAAAAAGCGGGTACGAATAGTAAACACAGTTTAAAACAAAAAATTATGAACTCAGGAAAAATAGTATTAGGGGTTTTGGGCGGCTTAGCTGCCGGTGCATTATTGGGCATTTTACTTGCACCTGAAAAAGGGTCGGTAACAAGGAAAAATATAATGAATAAAGGCGAAGACTACCTTGA encodes the following:
- a CDS encoding cupin domain-containing protein, with the translated sequence MENADFESARVFIIVEILEYIPNSVVIKTIIRKTTGNISAVSFDTGEALTEKISPFDTFIQVIDGKAEVVINDVSHLLNTGQSIIIPAHSRNTIKANVRFKMISTIIKSGYE
- a CDS encoding YtxH domain-containing protein → MNSGKIVLGVLGGLAAGALLGILLAPEKGSVTRKNIMNKGEDYLDGLKGKFDELMAAITDKYESVKDELKDVAADEQAGNKAGKQL